One genomic segment of Lampris incognitus isolate fLamInc1 chromosome 2, fLamInc1.hap2, whole genome shotgun sequence includes these proteins:
- the ttll9 gene encoding probable tubulin polyglutamylase TTLL9, whose protein sequence is MSKNKTSGHKGAYGYQKKVEREGRSCVRYKCGLLNTIQEVLRHRPGWMEVKDEGEWDFNWCDVGWLRENFDHSYMEEHVRICHFRNHYELTRKNLMVKNLKRYRKNLEREAGRIEATKCDFFPRTFELPSEYHLFVEEFKRSPGSTWIMKPVARSQGKGIFLFRKLKDIMDWKKDGTRSEDQKNETQVESYVAQRYIENPYLISGRKFDLRVYVLVTSYIPLKAWLYRDGFARFSSTRFSLSSIDDQYVHLTNVAVQKTAPDYDPEKGCKWQMQQLRRYLTAKHGTDRVQTLFKDMDNIFVRSLQSVQKVIINDKHCFELYGYDILLDQELKPWLIEVNASPSLTASSQEDYEMKCRLLEDTLHIVDMEGRLTGREKRIGGFDLMWNGGTVFKEDVNLETMGSSCFTTNTHLGCVNDREEQLRQLLKPFPSQKRI, encoded by the exons ATGTCAAAGAACAAG ACTTCAGGACACAAAGGTGCATATGGCTATCAGAAGAAAGTGGAGCG GGAAGGTCGAAGCTGTGTGCGGTATAAATGTGGCCTGCTAAACACCATCCAGGAAGTTCTCCGCCACAGACCAGGCTGGATGGAAGTGAAGGA TGAGGGAGAGTGGGACTTCAACTGGTGTGATGTGGGATGGTTGAGAGAAAATTTTGATCATTCCTACATGGAGGAACATGTAAGGATATGCCACTTTCGCAATCATTATGAG CTTACCCGCAAAAACCTCATGGTGAAAAATTTGAAAAGGTATCGCAAAAACCTCGAAAGGGAAGCTGGTCGCATAGAAGCAACCAAGTGTGACTTTTTCCCCCGCACCTTTGAACTGCCCAGTGAGTATCATCTCTTTGTAGAGGAGTTCAAAAGAAGTCCTGGCAGCACCTGGATCATGAAACCG GTGGCAAGATCTCAAGGAAAAGGTATTTTCCTGTTCAGAAAACTAAAGGACATCATGGATTGGAAAAAG GATGGAACACGCTCAGAAGATCAGAAAAATGAAACTCAAGTGGAAAGCTACGTAGCACAGCGTTACATAGAGAACCCCTACCTCATTAGTG GCAGAAAATTTGATCTGAGAGTTTATGTGCTGGTAACATCA TATATCCCATTAAAGGCCTGGTTATATAGAGATGGCTTTGCCCGCTTCTCCAGCACCCGCTTCTCTCTCAGCAGTATTGATGACCAGT ATGTGCACCTCACTAATGTAGCTGTTCAGAAAACAGCACCTGACTATGATCCTGAAAAG GGGTGTAAGTGGCAGATGCAGCAGCTTCGTAGGTACCTGACTGCCAAGCATGGGACAGACAGAGTGCAGACCCTGTTTAAGGACATGGACAACATTTTTGTCCGCAGTCTCCAGAGTGTACAAAAGGTCATAATTAATGACAAGCACTGCTTTGAGCTCTACGGCTACGACATTCTGCTGGACCAGGAGCTTAAACC GTGGCTAATCGAAGTAAATGCCTCTCCGTCACTCACAGCTAGTAGCCAAGAGGATTATGAGATGAAGTGTCGGCTCCTGGAAGACACACTACATATAGTTGACATGGAGGGAAG ACTGACCGGCAGAGAGAAGAGAATTGGTGGCTTTGACCTTATGTGGAATGGTGGAACGGTCTTCAAAGAAGATGTCAATCTTGAGACAATGGGCAGTTCTTGTTTCACCACCAATACTCATTTAG GTtgtgtgaatgacagggaggagcaGCTCCGACAGCTTCTAAAACCATTTCCCAGCCAGAAGAGGATATGA
- the fam217ba gene encoding uncharacterized protein fam217ba → MQERTASTTLKRVASKEKIRGKNAENTGPVTSSKKSNKVKRAGGQVKNGLPGPGQDKDTEPTGQRGTQSRGGRVKSGTIRNTSKLSSPKEEEVLKPQLWKHSSTQRKEEKREIQRMSPCYSEVDQNRGGMGRNRRDLSLPLSTIAGLSQVPTHPQIQSHGPIPDTLQQHYNQREDDTDSASDLSDSERLPILPSPCTPCTPPHLNLRAEVINTNDFPPEFPGPHGALSDGDESEKPGYSYPDFLPPPFNSWSLRQLAVFLHTEGRGAPRPKPVGPLEKYLERLLQLEWLQIQTVQAESSRLPGSRPRPQGFPSATTVHTPRPHTAPPSRLNSPKGLRQSPRAFPFIPVNNPLSPASAQQQPSRFPVCPHCHIRYPLCNGSCSAYAYQRHSRLSPLMERRARPGAPAKRSSSESRATSSEGRATGGQAGIGGGVQTPVSPSAGKSHLRHMQAAGNVRKPSLEPGASTNSKGQVKKGRIRANSETDVKKEPSGAKAASTEKRVYSGSKREVSGSKGVEREWQRADAGGQVSKTGMKKVAKDQQSLSKAPLGSKQNGKAKNVHFVTK, encoded by the exons ATGCAGGAGCGCACAGCATCCACGACACTGAAACGCGTCGCTTCCAAGGAAAAGATTCGGGGTAAAAACGCAGAAAATACTGGACCAGTAACAAG TTCAAAGAAAAGTAACAAGGTGAAGAGAGCAGGGGGACAGGTGAAAAATGGCCTCCCAGGGCCAGGTCAGGATAAGGATACAGAGCCTACTGGCCAGAGG GGAACTCAATCAAGAGGCGGTAGAGTCAAATCTGGCACCATACGAAATACAAGCAAACTATCCAG TCCTAAAGAGGAAGAAGTCCTGAAACCACAACTCTGGAAACACTCATCCACacaaaggaaagaagaaaaacgaGAAATACAGCGGATGTCACCTTGCTACAGTGAAGTGGATCAGAATCGTGGGGGAATGGGCAGAAATCGGCGAGacctctccctacctctctccACAATTGCTGGGCTAAGTCAGGTGCCAACACATCCTCAAATTCAGTCCCACGGCCCTATCCCAGACACACTACAACAGCACTACAACCAGAGGGAAGATGATACTGACAGCGCCAGTGACCTATCAGACTCTGAGAGGCTGCCTATACTCCCCTCCCCCTGTACTCCCTGCACCCCTCCTCACCTCAATCTCAGAGCTGAGGTCATCAACACCAATGACTTCCCACCAGAATTCCCAGGACCACATGGGGCCTTGAGTGATGGGGATGAGAGTGAGAAGCCAGGCTACAGCTATCCAGACTTCCTTCCACCTCCATTCAACAGCTGGAGCCTGCGCCAGCTGGCAGTGTTCCTCCACACAGAAGGTCGCGGAGCCCCCAGGCCCAAGCCTGTAGGGCCCCTAGAGAAATACCTGGAGAGGCTGCTTCAGCTGGAGTGGCTCCAGATCCAGACCGTGCAGGCTGAGAGTAGTCGCCTGCCTGGAAGCCGTCCCAGGCCACAAGGTTTTCCCTCTGCCACTACTGTCCACACACCAAGGCCCCACACAGCCCCACCCAGTAGACTCAACTCCCCCAAAGGACTGCGACAAAGCCCACGAGCCTTCCCATTTATCCCCGTCAACAACCCTCTATCACCTGCCTCTGCCCAGCAGCAGCCCTCCCGCTTCCCAGTCTGTCCTCACTGTCACATCCGTTATCCGCTCTGCAATGGCAGCTGCTCAGCCTACGCCTACCAGCGGCACTCGCGGCTCAGCCCGCTGATGGAGCGCAGAGCCAGGCCTGGAGCTCCGGCCAAGAGGAGCAGCAGTGAGAGCCGGGCCACCTCCTCAGAAGGTAGGGCAACAGGAGGACAAGCAGGAATTGGAGGAGGCGTCCAGACCCCGGTTAGCCCCTCGGCGGGAAAGAGTCATCTTAGGCACATGCAGGCTGCAGGCAATGTCCGCAAGCCCTCTCTGGAACCAGGAGCTAGTACTAACAGCAAAGGTCAGGTGAAGAAAGGCCGCATCAGAGCAAACTCAGAGACAGATGTTAAAAAGGAGCCCAGTGGTGCTAAAGCAGCTAGCACAGAGAAACGAGTTTACTCTGGAAGTAAGCGAGAGGTCAGTGGCTCCAAAGGAGTAGAGAGGGAATGGCAGAGGGCAGATGCTGGAGGTCAGGTTTCTAAAACTGGCATGAAAAAAGTAGCTAAAGATCAACAATCTCTCTCCAAAGCCCCCCTTGGCAGTAAGCAAAATGGCAAAGCAAAAAATGTGCACTTTGTCACAAAGTAA
- the ppp1r3da gene encoding protein phosphatase 1, regulatory subunit 3Da: MDRGWFIGQERIPYQKCEQELSRPCSNVSRPCRTINLTEMLHASTPDAKKKNVPIRPPSPRISRPKNLEFSHGLSCEPMPKSIIRRRSHSLPSATERKKHTSSVGVRFIDSLGLDLEDVKLFTAREDPFVPYHVAFRLLMSAELTDGRHLEISLPYLKPIFAHQPGDQPEFLDQLHFQKVCLERVLCFELGVVGITQVLNLDFEKEVSVRYTFTEWKSYTETKASWVTGSTKPLDGSEGHLSFDTFRFHLPVPPFLQPGAALEFAIQYKVCGAEYWDNNGGQNYKLVCHNHKLTVPKECEGSLVHFI, translated from the coding sequence ATGGATAGAGGGTGGTTTATCGGACAGGAGAGAATTCCCTATCAGAAATGTGAGCAGGAGCTCTCTCGACCCTGCAGCAATGTCTCAAGGCCCTGCCGGACTATCAACTTGACTGAAATGCTCCACGCTAGTACGCCTGATGCAAAAAAGAAGAATGTTCCAATTCGACCCCCAAGCCCCAGAATTTCTCGGCCCAAGAATCTAGAGTTCAGCCATGGTCTCTCCTGTGAACCCATGCCCAAATCGATCATCCGAAGACGGTCCCACTCTTTGCCCTCCGCCACAGAGAGGAAGAAGCATACTAGTAGTGTTGGTGTGCGTTTTATAGACTCTCTGGGGCTTGACCTTGAAGACGTCAAACTCTTCACAGCCAGAGAGGATCCGTTTGTCCCTTATCATGTCGCCTTTAGATTGTTGATGAGTGCAGAGTTAACAGATGGAAGGCACTTGGAAATCTCTTTGCCATACCTGAAGCCAATTTTTGCCCACCAGCCTGGCGACCAGCCTGAGTTTTTAGATCAGCTCCACTTTCAGAAAGTTTGCCTTGAAAGAGTCCTCTGTTTTGAGCTGGGCGTCGTTGGAATCACCCAAGTCCTCAATTTGGACTTTGAGAAAGAAGTCAGTGTACGCTATACTTTCACAGAGTGGAAGAGTTATACGGAGACCAAAGCCTCCTGGGTAACCGGAAGCACCAAGCCCTTGGATGGGAGTGAAGGCCATCTCAGTTTTGACACTTTTCGTTTCCACCTGCCAGTCCCACCATTCCTGCAGCCAGGAGCAGCGTTGGAGTTTGCCATCCAATATAAAGTCTGTGGGGCTGAATACTGGGACAACAATGGTGGCCAAAACTATAAGTTAGTTTGCCATAATCACAAGCTGACAGTGCCCAAAGAATGTGAGGGTAGTCTGGTGCACTTCATTTAG